GTATCTGTTTTATAACAGATTCAGCTTCTTCAGATTTACTAACATATGTAATAAATACTTGATAACCTGCTTTTGCTAGTGAAAGTGCCGTAGCTTTACCAATACCTCTTGAGCCACCTGTTACTATAGCTGTAGAGATTAAATTAGCCATAAGATATACCTCACTTCTTGTTTGTCTACTTAGCCTAAAGTAAAAGGAAATTCAACAAGATATTTTTTCTTTTTTAAGGTTAAATTTTTTGGGTACATATAAATATGATTAATAAAAGTTAAGTATAGCTGCACCCCATGTGAAACCTCCACCAAATGTTGCTAAAAGAACACGCATTCCTGACTGAATACGTTGCTGTTTTATTGCATCTGCAATAGCTAGTGGAATGGATGCAGCAGATGTATTACCATATTTATCTAAAGTTATAAATGTTTTTTCATGAGGAATAGAGAGTCTAGAAGCTGCAGCTTCAATGATACGTTGGTTTGCTTGATGTGGAATAAAAAGATCAATGTCTTTAAAAGACAAATCATGTTTTTGAAGAATAGTAGTGCAAACTTCTGTAAGATTTCTAACAGCATGTTTAAAAACTTCTTGTCCTTCCATTTTAATAAAAAATGTGTCGTCAATTGTATCACCTAAATTATACTTCTTTGATGTTCCTCCTCCAACAGTAAGTAAAGAAGTATATGATCCATTTGCATAACAGACTGTGTCCTGAACTTCAGCTATTGTTGAAAGTGTTTTTTTTCCTTTTAAAACTAAAGCTCCGGCACCATCTCCAAAAAGAATACATGTACTTCTATCTTTCCAATTTACACGTTTGGA
The sequence above is drawn from the Lawsonia intracellularis PHE/MN1-00 genome and encodes:
- a CDS encoding beta-ketoacyl-ACP synthase III, which gives rise to MNIPFTTNSLYIEGIGSYTPSTILTNEDLCQLVDTTNDWIVTRTGIKSRYILNDYENTSDAGYIAAKLALENAKITTDSISHLIVATCTPDFLCPNTACVISKKLGIVGPMAFDINAACSGFIYGLNIVQHIANDPTACILLIGSDALSKRVNWKDRSTCILFGDGAGALVLKGKKTLSTIAEVQDTVCYANGSYTSLLTVGGGTSKKYNLGDTIDDTFFIKMEGQEVFKHAVRNLTEVCTTILQKHDLSFKDIDLFIPHQANQRIIEAAASRLSIPHEKTFITLDKYGNTSAASIPLAIADAIKQQRIQSGMRVLLATFGGGFTWGAAILNFY